In the genome of Sphingomonas alpina, the window TGCACGCCGCGCGATTCACCTCAGGTGTCTCCGCGCCTGACATTCTGCACACCAGGCTGGTCGTTGCCGCCTTCCATCACGCGCTTGCAACCGATCCGCTGTTCGGGACCGAATTCAGGCGAAGCGCGGGCATTTCCGGCTCTCGCGACGATGGTGCCGCACTTCAACTGGCCTGGTGGATCAGCGTCACAAAACGAGCGCTGGGATATGATGAATAGCAGCCGGCTCACCAGCGCATGCAGTCTTATTCAGAAGCGTGTATACAACCCTAATCGGACGGTTCGCGGTCGCAGCGGTGTCATCTGATCGCGCCGTGCCAGACCAAAAGGATTACCGAACGCAAAGCTGTTGCCGCGAACATCGCCCAGATTGGTAATATCCAGCGAAAACCCGAACTTTCCGAATTCGACCCGGCCGCCGACATCGCCGACGGTATAATGTCCTTGCGGTATATCGAGCAGCGGTCCGATTCCGAGCCAGGATTCTCCGACATAACGCAGCGATGCCTCACCGGTCAGGGACATGCCCGATCCGATATTGCCGCGCCAGCCCGTCACCAGGCGGATGCCGTTGCGCGGAACATTCGGCAAAACCCGCATGCCGGAACCGGAGAACTCCGGCTCCGGGGCGTAGAGATTGCTGTCGTTGAGGAACGCTGCTCCGGTGATCGTCACAGTGGGCGACAGACGCCATGTGATGTCCGCATCCAGCCCGAAAATTCGGCCGCTGCCGATATTGGTGGTATAGGGCAGGCCGGAACTGTCGATAAGATCGGCCTGGATATGATTCCAGTCAGCATAAAAGAAGGCTGCCCGAAGCGACAGGCGGTTACGTTCCTTGTTGCCCAGCCGAATACCGACCTCGCTCATCTTCAAGTCATCGGTATCGAACTTCCGGCTCTCCAGTTCTGATCCCGATGGTGCTACGGCCAATCCGCCGGCACGATATCCCTGCTGATAATGCAGGAAGGCGGAAAACCGTCCGCCTGGGTGCCAGTCGACCGCAAAGGTTGGAGAGAAGCGCAACTCGTTGCGAAAAGGTTCCTTTGATTTGTCTGCCGGATTGTCGAGCAGATTGCCAACGCTGTGCGCGAAGGTGAGGCGACCGCCGATCGTACCCGTAAGGTTCGACCAGAGCGGCTTGGAAAACTGGCCGAACACAGCCGCCTCGGCCTGCTGGTTGACGACACCGGTGATCCGTGCCGGAGCATCGGGCGCACCGAGCGAGCGTGAGAGCGCGCTCGCATTATAGATGCTTGCGATCCCCGCCACCCAGGGAGAATTCTTGCCGCCGCCTGAAATCCTTGTTTCGTGACTGACAAGGGTGATGTTGTTGTTCTCTTCGAAGCGGGTGGGCGACGTCGATCCATCATGACCTGTGGCGTCGAAGACGGTCTTGAGGTCGTGCCGGACGATCGAGGTCGTCGAAACCAGCTCTGCTGACCCCAGCATCCGGCGTGCTGTGAGATAGGCCAGATAATAGGTATTCTTGAACGGCTGCGCGATGGCATCGTCGCGGGTAAGCGCCGGATCGCCACGAACAACATATTGGCCGTCCTGAGTTGAGGTATTGTGGGTAGCGGACCCGATATCGACGTCCAGGCCCCACAGGTCCTCGATGCGCAAGGTCACCCGCTGGCCGTAGCTGACGGTGCTGTTGATATTCTGCAAACCGCGCGATGGGTTGTCGATATACCCTGCCTCGCGGGTACCGAAGATGACGAACCGGACGCCGATCCGGTCGTTGATCACTGGCAGGTTGATCATGGCGGCACCATCGCCGCCCAGCCCGCCGAACCGCGTGGAACTGGCGCCGACCGACGCTGTCGCGGATGCCTCGCGTAGGTCGGGCTCGTTGGGAATGAGGCGAATGATGCCGCCAAGCGAACTCGCGCCATAGAGCGTGCCCTGCGGCCCGACCAGAACCTCGATGCGCTTCATATCGTAAAGGTTGAGGTTAGGGTCGGGCGCACTGTAGTTGAGCCGGACATCGCCAAGATACTGACCCACCGTAGCCTGGGTCTGGCCGTTAAAGCTGCTGTCGGCGATACCCCGAATAAACAGTTTGTTGCGCGCGGGGCCGAGATTGGTGGAGCCGAGTGCCGGGAGCAGCTTGGTGATCGACGCGGTCCCGCCGGCCGCGTTGCGCGCGTCCCAGCCGGAATCGAGTTCGACGAGTTTGATCGAGCCGGGATAGGCGTCGATCGGGATATTCTGCTTGCTGGCAGTGACGAGGATTTCGGAATCCCGATCAATATCGACTGCTTTGGGAGGCGCCGGTGCCGGCCTTTTGATTTGTGGTGATGCGCGGCGTCTCATGATGCGAACGGTGGTGCTGTCGTAGAAAATGGCCTCTGTGCCAGTTCCGCGCAACGCGCGCGCCAGTGCCGCACGAAGAGAGAAATCGCCCCTGACGCCAGGGGAGGGGCGGGCGGCGAGATCCGGATCCGTTACGGCAATCGTGATCCCGCCCTGTTCGCCCAGGGCGGCTGCGACCTCACCGAGACGGCCGGCCGGGACGTTGAATCGCTTTGCTTCTGCGACATCGGCCATGCCGAGGCCCAAGACTGAACTCGCGGCGAGTGCCGCCCATCTAGCGCCCTGCACCGCTAGACTTCATCGCCCAGCCGCCGGCGCTGGGCGCGATCGTCACATTCAGAGCCGGCATCAAACGCTTGAGCTGGTCCGACCCGCTCCCGTCGATCGCAATGGCGCCCGAAAAAGGGCGGTCGGCGATATCAGGCGCAACCGTAATGCGGACTCCGAGCGCACGGCCGAGATCGGCCGCAACCTGCGATAGCGGTTCGCCGGTATAGACGAGCCTTCCCCTCTGCCAGGCGCCGACCGAATTGATTGGCGCGCGGGTCACGCGAACGGCTCCTGCCGAGGATCGATCGAGCAGAGCCTGACCTGCCTGGAGCGGGATCGCTTCTTTCCCGGATTTGTAGAGGATTTTGCCCTCGGCCACGGCGACACGCACCTCGCCCGCATCTCGCACGACGTTGAAGACCGTCCCGAGATCCTCGACGCGGCTTTCGCCGACCTCAAGCGCGAATGGCCGGGCGTCGTCATGCTGTACCTGGAACAATGCCTCGCCTGCCGCGAGCGACGCGAAGCGCGGATCCTTGCGGTCGAAGGTCATGCGCGTCGAACCGTTGAGCGTCACCAGCGTCCCTGCCTCAAGGGTGACGATCTCGCGTTGCCCCGGTGCCGTTACCACCTCGTACCGGCTGGTCGCCCCCTGTGGAGCCAGGAAGGCAGCAGCCGCGATCGACGCGGCGAGTGCGCCGCCGCCAAGTCCCCACCAGTGCCATCGAGACGTTGGCGGGTCGGCGGGCGTCTCGGTATCATTGGCGGCTTCCAGAAAGGTTACTTCGGACAGCAGCGGCTCGATCGCGAGATCGGTCTGCTCGATCTCGTCATAGATTTCGGCGTGATCGGGGTCCACCGCCAGCCATTCGGCAAACGCGTCCCAGGCTGCGTCATCGCCATGACGGAGCCGGATGTGCCATTCGATGGCCTGTGCGCGAACGCTGTCCTTTGCGTCAAACGCCATGACGACCTCTCTCACCCCTAAGATGCCGCGGGTCGCTACGATCCCCATCAAGACGAAGCTTTGCAGCCGTAATCGCTTCATAGGCGCGGGTCAGGTGCTTTTCGATCGCGCTGACGCTGATGCCGATATCGTCGGCGATCTGGCGTTGGGGCTCGCCATCGATGCGGAAGCGGCGAAAGATGACACGAGTCCGATCGGGGAGCCCGTCGAGGACGCGCTGCAGGATTGCGAGGTGTTCCCGTGCAATGAGATGCGCTTCCGCCGATGGCTGCTCGTCGATCTCCCGCTCATCGCCGCTATGCGCTTCTACCCAATCCTCCTCGCGTCGGGTGCGCCGGCCCGCGGTACGGCGAAACCCCAGGAAATGATTGGTTGCCATTCGGTACAGATAGGCGCGCGGTTCGGCGACCGGACCAATCCCGTCGGCCGAAAGCTTGAGATAGACTTCCTGGAGAATGTCGTCGGCTTCATCCGCGGCTGCGCCGCGCAGCATGAGGTAGCGGCGTAAGGCCGGCCGTGAGTCCATGAAGGTTCCGACGAGGCCGTCGCTCGCAAGTCTCTCCTCATCGACCCGATCCTCGCGCATCGCGCGGTCCTAACCGCAGCGCTGGGGTCTCGCAATCCAGTTGTTGCCGCGTCGCCAGTGATGGGATCCGCCGGCGCTCGATCGCGGAGTCCCTCGGCACAGCCCGGCATTTTTTGGTGGGGGTGTGCGCTGGTGCCGGCGTCTCAAGGGGGAAAGGAGATGATCGGTGCCCGACATGATGATGACGACGATCGAACTCGCGGTGATCGCTCTTGCACGCCACGACCCCTTATCGAGCGTCAAGCCGTCGTGGCATTCCGCTCTCTTTCTGTCCGACCAGCGCCAGCATCTGCCGCTCGCCAATCCTCGGCTTGAAGCCCTTCGGCGCTACGCAGTCCTGTTCCGGCTTCAACGGTGCGAAGTGGCGGAAGTCGAGCATGAGCGCCTCCGCCGCGCCGGCTATAATCCGCAGCAGATCAGAATGATCGAAAACCTTGTCGCGCCGTCGCGCTGCGAACGGGATGGCGCGCCGCCTTCTGCCGCGTCGGCGCATCATCACCTGGAATCAACCATCCGGCTCGTCTGAACGAATGTCTTTTCGAGCAGGCTAATATCTCTTTCCCCCCAGCGTGCACGGCCTCCGTGGCGCAAACCCTGTGAGAGTATTTGTGACCTATCTTTCCAACACTTTTCTTTCCCTCACCCATAGCCGTCTCATTGCGGCGTTTGCCATGCTTTCACTCATCTTCTGGGGCGCCTCGGCACAGGCTCAAGAGCAGGAGAATGACAAGGATAAAGACCATATCGTCATCGGCATCGGCGCGGGCTACGCTCCGGCCTATCAGGGCGCAGACGATTATCGTGCTCTGCCGATCCCGGTGATCGACGTGGCCTGGGGCCCATTTTTCGCCAATCTGCAAAACGGCATCGGCATCAACGCTGTCGACACCGATCATATTACCATTGGGGCGAGCGTGACGGTCATGCAGGGCTATCGCAGCAAGGATGTGCCCGACGGGATAGGCAAGCTATCGTTCGGCGCAGGCGGCCGGGGTTTCATGAGCCTCAAGGGCGCGGGCTTCGTCGCCACAATCGGTGCGACGAAGGGGTTTGCCGGTAGCACGAAGGGCATTATCGCTGATGCAAGCCTGTCGTACCCGGTGTCAGTCTCGCCACGTCTGACGCTTATCCCCACGATCGGGACAACATGGGCCGACAAGAAGCACAATGATCGATATTTCGGCGTGAATGCGGAACAGTCCCTTGCGTCCGGGCTGCCGCAATTCCGGCCAGGGGGTGGATTCAACGATGCCTCGTTCATGCTCAGTGCGCAGTATCGGCTCACGGACAGGTTCAGCCTTGGCGTCACAGGCGGCGTGACCACTCTGCTCGGCAAGGTGCAGGACAGCCCGATCGTTTTTCACAAGACGCAGCCGCTTGGTTTCCTTTCGCTCTCATATCGTTTTGGCAGGTAGAGAGCTACGGCTTGCTGGGCGTCGTTGCCAATGCTTGCCGGAGACCTGCACATTGCGGCGAGCCCTTATGCGGCAATCCTTCGGCCATTCGCGGATGCCCTCGCGCATGCGTTCCACCGCTATCCGCCGCTGCTCGCTTATCCGGTGCGCGCTGGAACGCATGCGAATACCGCCTACGCTCTCGTACCGGCGGCGACGACTGCCTGCCGCCAGTCCTGACAGAGGCGCTGGCGATGCGTTCCTTGCTGAAGGACGCAGCTTTCGCCTCCTGGCTTGCACGCTTTCTGCCCGGATTGGGGGAAGGCGAGCCAGCGGTTTTGTTTGTTCCAGCCCAGGTGAGCGATCGAAGCGACGGCAAGCTGGCACATCTCGACGGACTAAACCTCAGTCGCGCCTGGGCGATGCGGTATAGCTGTCACATCTGCGGAGAACGTCACCAAGGAGCGTTTACTCAATTGGGCAAACGAGCATTTGTGGGCTGCGATGGATCATGTCCTCGGTGACTATATGGGCGAGCATGGTTGGCGAGCTTTGCCTTACTCTCCTTCGAAGGCGTAGCTTGATCCGCGCGCGCCATGGCGGATTGTCGAGCATGATCGGCAGGACGCGGATGCGATTGCCGATGGCGGTGTAGCTGGATTGGTGATCGCTGAACACCTCGCTATCAAGGTGTGCCGCCGTTCATGACGGCCTGAACCCGCAAGGGGGGGAAAACTTCCTCAAGCGGCTTGGTGTCGGGCAATATATAAACATATCCACCCTTCTTCTGGAAAAGCGGACGCACGCTCTTGCCATAAAAGGCCATGGGCACATTGATGCACCCAAATGTTATGCGGTTGTCGTCTGTAGTGGGGGACAGCATTCGCTGACGGCGCCGTTCCTTACTGGTCCCTTGCGGAATCGGATGGAGCGCTACAGATGTGGCATAATCGACCCAAAGCACTCTTTGCCGCCCAGCGGCCAATCCAAATTTCGCAAGGAAGCGCCCGGCAGGCGTCGTCTTCTCCGCAGGACCGATCTCGGCGAGATTCTTGCTGCCGATGCCGGGGCTTGCCTCATCTCCGACTGCAACACCGATCAGTACCGGAACCTTGCCGAGCGGTTTCCCCTTTGCATCGAACAGGAAGAGGGAAGCGTTGTTCTTGTCGATAATGATATATGGCAGGGAAGTATTGTCGCCTGAGGAAGCGATCCAATCGGCGACGCGCATAGTCGCCGCCGATTGGTTTACGCCACGCTGGGCTTCCACGCTTCCCGACCGCGACTGCACCGGCGGCTGAGAGCTCTCCGCCGCCGGTACAATCGTTACAAGTCCAGCAAGCGCCAGAAAGATATTAATCATCGCTTGAGGCGCTCAACTTGAACGTCGTCGCCCGAGGAAGGGTCGACGCGGAAAATCACAATCCGATCGGCATTTGGCCGATCAGTATTTGCTGCATTGCTGCATCAATTGCGTGGCCGCTTCCGTTGATTTTCCTGCATCCGCTGCTCAATGCCATCCACCCGGCCATTGAGTTGATCCAGGCGCTGGCCATTATTCTGTGCCTGCCCGGCTGCGGCCTGTGCCTGCGCCAATGCCGACTTCGCTGTGCCATCGGTTTCTTGCAGTCTTGTCTCGAGTGCATCAACGCGCTGGCTTACCGGAGCGATCTGATCCCGCACATACCCTTTGGTAGCGCATCCACCCAAGCCCAGCGCACCAACCAGAATGACAGCCGCAGGAGCAATTTTCGTTAAAGACGCCAACATTACATTCTTCCAATGGTTAAGAACCGTACAACCCAAGCCGAGCGCCGATGTTCCAACAATTCGATTCTGTCCGGCTGTGCATCTGCTCAGGTGAATGGATGATGCAGGGGCCTTCAGCCTGTGGAAGCCGCGCGCCGACTCCAAAATGGCGCCTCGGGCCAACGCGTTTCCATGTCATAATAGGTCGCATGGCGGCCAAGATAGGCTTGCTAGATACTGCCTATTGGGGCGGCGTAAGCCGGGCCGCGTCGTGGTGACCGGCAGCTTTGGCAAGCGTTGCCTCGCCCGCGCCCAGCGAAGTCGCGAGCGCGTTGAACAATCCCTGCGATGACGAGGGGGCAAGGCCATCGCGCTGTCTCCAGCTATCAGCAAGCGGTCGCCTGCGGTGCTCCGCGCGACGCTGTTCGCCGTGCAGAGCATTGGTTTGGACGCCAGGGTTGGACCGACCGGTCCGATCGCCTCGGCCATGCCGGGCAGGCCTAATCACCGCCACCGGCCCCAACCACAGTGCATGGGGAAGCGTCGGTGTCTCGGTGTCGCCATCAGGAAGGATCACCGTGTCCCACCACCCGTCGCATGCTGCCTCGGTGTAAGTGGTCGGATCAGACCTCCCGCCTGATGCTCGGGCGGTTAAGCGCGATTGGAGCGGATTTGGAGCTTCCTGTTGAAAGGCGGGCGCATCGCTTCTCTCGCTGCGTGATGCGTCCTGCGTGATCATGGTGGCGTCGTTTCCGCTGAAACCAGCCGAAGAGGATCGGCATCATGCGATCCAACATTGCGGCTAGCCAATGATCGTCGACCGAGGGCCGACGGCTTCTCCGCACTGATTGCAGGTGATCATTGGCACAAGCTGCCCGCCGCAAGTGCGATGCCGGATCACCTGCGGTGGTCCGGCATCGCCAGCCAGCCAGCGGTCCCCCCAGCGGATCAGCTCGACAATCAGCGGAAACAGGTCGAGACCCTCCGGGGTCAGGCGATATTCGAAGCGCTCGGGCTTTTCCTGATATTGCTTACGTTCCAGAACCCCGAGCTCGACCAGCCGAGCGAGCCGGTCGGCAAGAATGTTCGGCGCGACGCCGAGATCCGCCTCGAACGCACTGAACCGGCGGATGCCCATGAAGGCCGAAGCAATGGTCTGCGCGGTCCAGCGGTCGCCAAGCACGTCGATCGCGCGTTCGAGCATCCGCTGGTGCGGATCAAGGTCGCCCCGTTCGATAATCGAGCGCCGTTGCGCTCGCGCCCGTTGCGGTGGTTCGAATCCCGCCCCCGGGCCATCCTCAGAAATGACGTCCCGCGCAGTCACTTCCTCGCCGCAGGTCCTACAGCGCAACTCGGGCAGGAACACCTTGCCGCAGCTATGCCGCAATTTATGGACGTCGACGCGATCGTCGGGAAACCAGCGCTTCTCCCAGCGGATGATCATCAGTGAAGCGCCGAACAGGTCGAGGCCCATCTCCGTGAG includes:
- a CDS encoding TonB-dependent receptor, with the translated sequence MADVAEAKRFNVPAGRLGEVAAALGEQGGITIAVTDPDLAARPSPGVRGDFSLRAALARALRGTGTEAIFYDSTTVRIMRRRASPQIKRPAPAPPKAVDIDRDSEILVTASKQNIPIDAYPGSIKLVELDSGWDARNAAGGTASITKLLPALGSTNLGPARNKLFIRGIADSSFNGQTQATVGQYLGDVRLNYSAPDPNLNLYDMKRIEVLVGPQGTLYGASSLGGIIRLIPNEPDLREASATASVGASSTRFGGLGGDGAAMINLPVINDRIGVRFVIFGTREAGYIDNPSRGLQNINSTVSYGQRVTLRIEDLWGLDVDIGSATHNTSTQDGQYVVRGDPALTRDDAIAQPFKNTYYLAYLTARRMLGSAELVSTTSIVRHDLKTVFDATGHDGSTSPTRFEENNNITLVSHETRISGGGKNSPWVAGIASIYNASALSRSLGAPDAPARITGVVNQQAEAAVFGQFSKPLWSNLTGTIGGRLTFAHSVGNLLDNPADKSKEPFRNELRFSPTFAVDWHPGGRFSAFLHYQQGYRAGGLAVAPSGSELESRKFDTDDLKMSEVGIRLGNKERNRLSLRAAFFYADWNHIQADLIDSSGLPYTTNIGSGRIFGLDADITWRLSPTVTITGAAFLNDSNLYAPEPEFSGSGMRVLPNVPRNGIRLVTGWRGNIGSGMSLTGEASLRYVGESWLGIGPLLDIPQGHYTVGDVGGRVEFGKFGFSLDITNLGDVRGNSFAFGNPFGLARRDQMTPLRPRTVRLGLYTRF
- a CDS encoding FecR family protein, which translates into the protein MAFDAKDSVRAQAIEWHIRLRHGDDAAWDAFAEWLAVDPDHAEIYDEIEQTDLAIEPLLSEVTFLEAANDTETPADPPTSRWHWWGLGGGALAASIAAAAFLAPQGATSRYEVVTAPGQREIVTLEAGTLVTLNGSTRMTFDRKDPRFASLAAGEALFQVQHDDARPFALEVGESRVEDLGTVFNVVRDAGEVRVAVAEGKILYKSGKEAIPLQAGQALLDRSSAGAVRVTRAPINSVGAWQRGRLVYTGEPLSQVAADLGRALGVRITVAPDIADRPFSGAIAIDGSGSDQLKRLMPALNVTIAPSAGGWAMKSSGAGR
- a CDS encoding RNA polymerase sigma factor codes for the protein MREDRVDEERLASDGLVGTFMDSRPALRRYLMLRGAAADEADDILQEVYLKLSADGIGPVAEPRAYLYRMATNHFLGFRRTAGRRTRREEDWVEAHSGDEREIDEQPSAEAHLIAREHLAILQRVLDGLPDRTRVIFRRFRIDGEPQRQIADDIGISVSAIEKHLTRAYEAITAAKLRLDGDRSDPRHLRGERGRHGV
- a CDS encoding MipA/OmpV family protein; amino-acid sequence: MTYLSNTFLSLTHSRLIAAFAMLSLIFWGASAQAQEQENDKDKDHIVIGIGAGYAPAYQGADDYRALPIPVIDVAWGPFFANLQNGIGINAVDTDHITIGASVTVMQGYRSKDVPDGIGKLSFGAGGRGFMSLKGAGFVATIGATKGFAGSTKGIIADASLSYPVSVSPRLTLIPTIGTTWADKKHNDRYFGVNAEQSLASGLPQFRPGGGFNDASFMLSAQYRLTDRFSLGVTGGVTTLLGKVQDSPIVFHKTQPLGFLSLSYRFGR
- a CDS encoding winged helix-turn-helix transcriptional regulator; its protein translation is MILHLAFKRVRRFDDFRARIGIARSLLTDRLRRMEAAGVIRRERYQDRPPRDEYRLTEMGLDLFGASLMIIRWEKRWFPDDRVDVHKLRHSCGKVFLPELRCRTCGEEVTARDVISEDGPGAGFEPPQRARAQRRSIIERGDLDPHQRMLERAIDVLGDRWTAQTIASAFMGIRRFSAFEADLGVAPNILADRLARLVELGVLERKQYQEKPERFEYRLTPEGLDLFPLIVELIRWGDRWLAGDAGPPQVIRHRTCGGQLVPMITCNQCGEAVGPRSTIIG